Proteins co-encoded in one Oncorhynchus masou masou isolate Uvic2021 chromosome 22, UVic_Omas_1.1, whole genome shotgun sequence genomic window:
- the hsbp1b gene encoding heat shock factor-binding protein 1b, whose protein sequence is MAETDPKSVQDLTNVVQTLLQQMQDKFQTMSDQIIGRIDEMSTRIDDLEKNIADLMTQAGVEEIEGVKEPQMKEGQGS, encoded by the exons ATGGCAGAAACCGATCCAAAGTCAGTTCAGGACCTTACTAATGTG GTCCAGACGCTGCTGCAACAGATGCAGGACAAGTTCCAGACCATGTCTGACCAGATCATCGGGAGAA TCGATGAGATGAGCACCCGCATTGATGACCTGGAGAAGAACATTGCCGACCTCATGACCCAGGCGGGCGTGGAGGAGATAGAAGGGGTGAAAGAACCACAGATGAAAGAAGGGCAAGGGTCATGA